One window of Streptomyces sp. FIT100 genomic DNA carries:
- a CDS encoding GH92 family glycosyl hydrolase encodes MQPRPNPRNRYTRTAALVAAASLLVVTGQSAAVAHPAQPAAPASVFSTSFEADEVQPDWRNTVETGLDGEKRSSGVDGGFATGIPGNVTDKVIELRASSEYAGAGEVKENLVDLQPSTKWLAFEKTAWLEFDMDAPVKVVTYALTSANDFDIRDPRDWTLEGSSDGTDWKTLDTRAGETFDKRFQTKTYGIDAANAAAYAHYRLEITANNGAGDATQLADVQFSDGDTGAPPPDDMRSQVDRGPAGSPTAKSNAGFTGTRALKYAGTHKPDGRAYSYNKVFDVDTAVRADTELSYRVFPSLPETDLNYPATNVAVDLAFTDGTYLSDLRAEDSHGGLLTPQGQGAAKRLYVNQWNQVASRIGSVAAGKTVDRILVAYDSPKGPAKFQGWIDDVRIAPKAPEKRLAHLSDYASTVRGTNSSGSFSRGNTFPATAVPHGFNFWTPVTNAGSLSWLYEYARANNADNLPTVQAFSASHEPSPWMGDRQTFQLMPSAAEGTPDTARTARALPFRHENETARPHYYGVTFENGLKTEIAPADHAAIMRFTYPGENASVVFDNVTDQAGLTLDPGTSSFTGYSDVKSGLSTGATRLFVYGVFDAPVTDSAAEGVKGHLRFDAGADRAVTLRIATSLISVDQAKKNLADEIPESARFGTVRDRAQDAWDDVLGRVEVEGATHDQLVTLYSSLYRLYLYPNSGFEKVDGKDRYASPFSPQTGPDTPTHTGAKIVDGRVYVNNGFWDTYRTTWPAYSFLTPKKAGELVDGFVQQYKDGGWISRWSSPGYADLMTGTSSDVAFADAYVKGVRGFDAEAAYEAALKNATVAPPSKGVGRKGMETSPFLGYASTETHEGLSWSLEGYLNDYGLSKMADALHAKTKKDRYKEESAYFLNRAQGYVKLFDSKAGFFQGRDLKGDWRVPSDQYDPRIWGYDYTETNGWGYAFTAPQDSRGLANLYGGRADLGEKLDTYFSTPETASPEFVGSYGSVIHEMTEARDVRMGMYGHSNQVAHHVTYMYNAASQPWKTQEKVREVLSRLYTGSEIGQGYHGDEDNGEQSAWFLFSALGFYPLVMGSGEYAVGSPLFTKATVHLENGRTLVVKAPKNSTRNIYVQGLKVNGKSWNSTALPHSLLARGGTLEFAMGSEPSSWGTGKDAAPVSVTEDDKVPAPRQDVISGAGELFDNTSGTEAALAAAVELPVAPGTRAVQYTLTSSTKDKAPAGWILQGSRDGATWTAVDKRSGESFAWDKQTRVFTVARPGAYEKYRLVPVGGAQTALAEIELIA; translated from the coding sequence ACGGCCTGGCTCGAATTCGACATGGACGCCCCGGTCAAGGTCGTCACCTACGCCCTGACGTCGGCGAACGACTTCGACATCCGCGACCCCAGGGACTGGACGCTCGAGGGCTCCTCCGACGGCACGGACTGGAAGACCCTCGACACCCGCGCGGGCGAGACCTTCGACAAGCGCTTCCAGACGAAGACGTACGGCATCGACGCCGCGAACGCCGCCGCGTACGCCCACTACCGGCTGGAGATCACCGCCAACAACGGTGCCGGTGACGCCACCCAGCTGGCCGATGTGCAGTTCTCCGACGGCGACACCGGTGCCCCGCCGCCGGACGACATGCGCAGCCAGGTCGACCGGGGACCTGCCGGCTCCCCCACCGCGAAGTCCAACGCCGGCTTCACCGGTACCCGCGCCCTGAAGTACGCGGGCACCCACAAACCGGACGGCCGCGCCTACTCGTACAACAAGGTCTTCGACGTCGACACGGCGGTGCGGGCCGACACGGAGCTCTCGTACCGGGTCTTCCCCTCGCTGCCCGAGACGGACCTGAACTACCCGGCCACGAACGTGGCCGTCGACCTCGCGTTCACCGACGGAACCTATCTGAGCGACCTCCGGGCGGAGGACTCGCACGGCGGCCTGTTGACGCCTCAGGGCCAGGGCGCCGCCAAGCGGCTCTACGTCAACCAGTGGAACCAGGTCGCCTCCCGGATCGGCTCGGTCGCGGCCGGGAAGACGGTGGACCGGATCCTCGTGGCGTACGACTCCCCCAAGGGCCCGGCCAAGTTCCAGGGCTGGATCGACGACGTCCGGATCGCCCCGAAGGCCCCGGAGAAGCGCCTCGCGCATCTGTCCGACTACGCGTCGACCGTGCGCGGCACCAACTCCAGCGGCTCGTTCTCGCGCGGCAACACCTTCCCCGCGACCGCCGTCCCACACGGCTTCAACTTCTGGACGCCGGTCACCAACGCGGGCTCCCTGAGCTGGCTCTACGAGTACGCGCGCGCCAACAACGCGGACAATCTGCCGACCGTGCAGGCGTTCAGCGCCAGCCATGAGCCGAGCCCCTGGATGGGCGACCGGCAGACCTTCCAGCTGATGCCGTCGGCCGCCGAGGGCACACCCGACACGGCGCGGACCGCCCGGGCGCTGCCCTTCCGCCACGAGAACGAGACGGCGCGCCCGCACTACTACGGGGTGACCTTCGAGAACGGGCTGAAGACGGAAATCGCCCCGGCGGACCACGCCGCGATCATGCGGTTCACGTATCCGGGCGAGAACGCCTCGGTGGTCTTCGACAACGTCACCGACCAGGCCGGGCTCACCCTCGACCCGGGCACCAGCTCCTTCACCGGCTACTCCGACGTCAAGAGCGGGCTGTCCACGGGCGCCACACGCCTGTTCGTGTACGGCGTCTTCGACGCGCCCGTCACCGACTCCGCCGCCGAGGGCGTCAAGGGCCATCTGCGCTTCGACGCGGGTGCGGACCGCGCCGTCACGCTGCGCATAGCGACGTCGCTGATCAGCGTCGACCAGGCGAAGAAGAACCTGGCCGACGAGATCCCGGAGTCGGCGCGCTTCGGCACGGTGCGGGACCGGGCGCAGGACGCGTGGGACGACGTCCTCGGCCGGGTCGAGGTCGAGGGCGCCACCCACGACCAGCTGGTGACCCTCTACTCCTCGCTCTACCGGCTGTACCTCTACCCGAACTCGGGCTTCGAGAAGGTCGACGGCAAGGACAGGTACGCGAGCCCGTTCTCCCCGCAGACCGGCCCCGACACCCCCACCCACACCGGCGCGAAGATCGTCGACGGCAGGGTGTACGTCAACAACGGCTTCTGGGACACCTATCGGACGACCTGGCCGGCGTACTCCTTCCTCACCCCGAAGAAGGCGGGCGAGCTCGTCGACGGCTTCGTCCAGCAGTACAAGGACGGCGGCTGGATCTCCCGCTGGTCGTCGCCCGGCTACGCCGACCTGATGACCGGCACCTCGTCCGACGTCGCCTTCGCCGACGCCTACGTCAAGGGCGTACGGGGCTTCGACGCCGAGGCCGCCTACGAGGCGGCGCTCAAGAACGCGACCGTCGCGCCGCCGAGCAAGGGCGTGGGCCGCAAGGGCATGGAGACCTCGCCGTTCCTCGGCTACGCCTCGACGGAGACCCACGAGGGCCTGTCCTGGTCGCTGGAGGGCTACCTCAACGACTACGGCCTGTCGAAGATGGCCGACGCCCTCCACGCCAAGACGAAGAAGGACCGCTACAAGGAGGAGTCGGCGTACTTCCTCAACCGGGCGCAGGGCTACGTCAAGCTCTTCGACTCCAAGGCCGGCTTCTTCCAGGGCCGGGACCTGAAGGGCGACTGGCGGGTCCCCTCGGACCAGTACGACCCCAGGATCTGGGGGTACGACTACACCGAGACCAACGGCTGGGGCTACGCCTTCACCGCGCCCCAGGACAGCCGGGGTCTGGCGAACCTGTACGGCGGCCGGGCGGACCTGGGCGAGAAGCTGGACACCTACTTCTCCACTCCGGAGACGGCGTCTCCCGAGTTCGTCGGCTCGTACGGCAGCGTCATCCACGAGATGACCGAGGCCCGGGACGTCCGGATGGGCATGTACGGCCACTCCAACCAGGTCGCCCACCATGTGACATACATGTACAACGCGGCCTCGCAGCCCTGGAAGACGCAGGAGAAGGTGCGCGAAGTGCTCTCCCGCCTCTACACGGGCAGTGAGATCGGGCAGGGCTACCACGGCGACGAGGACAACGGCGAGCAGTCCGCCTGGTTCCTCTTCTCGGCGCTCGGCTTCTACCCGCTGGTGATGGGAAGCGGGGAGTACGCGGTCGGTTCGCCGCTCTTCACCAAGGCGACGGTGCATCTGGAGAACGGCCGCACGCTGGTGGTCAAGGCGCCGAAGAACAGCACGCGCAACATCTACGTCCAGGGCCTGAAGGTCAACGGCAAGTCCTGGAACTCCACCGCACTGCCGCACTCGCTCCTCGCCCGCGGCGGCACGCTGGAGTTCGCCATGGGCTCCGAGCCGTCGTCGTGGGGCACCGGCAAGGACGCGGCGCCGGTCTCCGTCACCGAGGACGACAAGGTGCCGGCGCCCCGCCAGGACGTGATCAGCGGCGCCGGCGAGCTCTTCGACAACACCTCCGGCACGGAGGCGGCGCTGGCGGCGGCCGTCGAACTGCCCGTCGCGCCGGGCACCCGCGCGGTCCAGTACACGCTGACGTCCTCGACGAAGGACAAGGCCCCCGCGGGCTGGATCCTCCAGGGTTCACGGGACGGTGCGACCTGGACCGCCGTGGACAAGCGCTCGGGTGAGTCGTTCGCCTGGGACAAGCAGACCCGCGTCTTCACGGTCGCGCGGCCGGGCGCGTACGAGAAGTACCGGCTGGTCCCGGTCGGAGGTGCGCAGACGGCACTCGCGGAGATCGAACTGATCGCGTAG